DNA sequence from the Candida dubliniensis CD36 chromosome 5, complete sequence genome:
CTTCTTCAAATGAATTGGCAAATTTCagtttaaatttattaattttaccTTTAGCTTGTaaatcaccaccaccaagaccaccaccattaattaaatcattattattaggattccatattaaattatttctttgatCATTAATCATTCTAATTTCATCTTTTGGAGCTTGAGAATATCGTTTAATTACACTACCATCACTTAATTCTATTAATgtttcaaattgataaaaaattgCTGGTCTTGCTTTACCTTGAATAATACGTTTCATAATTCGAcgatttgataaattaacaTCACCATaaggagaagaagaaccagatgatgaagaggaggaggaggaggatgAAGTAGTTGACTTGGATCTGGTTGAAATTACCGATATtggtaatgattttaatgatattattcttttaatCAACATTATGAATGTTTATCTATTGAATAATTGCTTAAGTTAtatgatgataatatatataatccGTTGTTTGTAATGGTATAAGCTTTGTAGGACCAGAttagtgaaaaaaaaaaaaaaaaaaaaaaaaaaattttttcatagTAACAAGTTAAGTATGGTCGTGCATACCAACCGAAAATCACCAAATTtgagaaattttttttttttcttttcttttcacgAAATCCTTCTTTGATGTTCTATTCTATAACTAAtcacttcttcttcttcttcttcttcttcttcttcttttaagtttcaaacaacaacccATTCAACCCAACCCAACCCCCCAATTAAGTATGGCATTTTCTAATCAAACTCcaacaattgttgttttaaaaGAAGGTACTGATTCCTCTCAAGGTCGAGGACAAATTTTGACCAATATTAATGCATGTTTAGCCATTCAAGATACTTTAAAACCTACCTTAGGACCATTTGGTTCAGATATTTTAATAGTTGATGGTAATGGTCGGGCAACAATTTCTAATGATGGAGCAacaatattaaaattattagatattGTTCATCCAGCAGCACAAATGTTAGTTGATATATCTCGATCTCAAGATTGTGAAGTTGGTGATGGTACAACAACAGTGACTATACTTGCAggagaattattaaaagaagcgaaaaattttattgaaGATGGTATGAATCCtcatttaattattaaaggATATAGAAAAGCTTGTCAATTatgtattgaaaaaattgaatcattatcaattgatatattaACCAAAGataatggtaatgataatgataatctTGAATTCCGTGatttattggaaaaatGTGCTACTACAGCTATgtcatcaaaattaattaaagcaaattctaaatttttcacaAAAATGGTAGTTGATGCAGTATTAACATTAGAtcaaaatgatttaaatgaaaatttaattggaattaaaaaaatccCTGGTGGTTCATTAGAAgattcattatttattgatggAGTAGCATTTAAGAAAACTTTTTCATATGCTGGAtttgaacaacaaccaaaatcatttaaaaatcCGAAAATTTTATGTCttaatattgaattagaattaaaagCAGAAAAAGATAATGCTGAAATTAGAATTGATCAAGTTAATCaatatcaagaaattgttgatgctgaatggaaaataatttttgataaattacaatcaatttataaaacTGGTGCACAAATtgttttatcaaaattacCAATTGGAGATTTAGCTACACAATTTTTCGCTGATagaaatatattttgtGCTGGTAGagttaatgatgatgatatgaATCGAGTAATTCAAGCTGTTGGAGGTGATATTCAATCTAGTTGTTCTAATTTACTTAAAGATGGTAAATTAGGTCAATGTGAAtcatttgaagaaattcaaattggtAATGAAcgatttaatatttttaaagGTTGTCCTAAAACGAAAACTTGTACATTAATATTAAGAGGTGGAGCGGAACAAGTTATAGCTGAAGTAGAACGATCATTACATGATGCTATTATGATTGTTAAACGATCAATTACtcataaaaaaattgttgctgGAGGTGGAGCTATTGAAATggaattatcaaaatatttacGGGATTATAGTAAACAAATTCATGgtaaacaacaattaattattgCTGGATTTGCTAAAGCTTTAGAAATAATTCCTAAACAATTGTGTGAAAATGCTGGATTTGATagtattgaattattaaatcgATTAAGAAGTTATCATGCTAAAGGAGAAACTTGGTATGGtattgattttcaattggaaaatattggtgataattttaaaaattttatttggGAACCTTCATTAGTTAAAATTAATGCTTTAAGTTCTGCTACTGAAGCAGCAACATTATTGTTATCAGTTGATGAAACTATTAGAAATGATGAACaagatcaacaacaacaaggtCAACCTCAAATGGCACCAGGTAGAGGTAGAGGAGCATTCTAGAAATAAAGAGTACTTAATGGTTATAGATTTGAGTAGTAAcagtatatatatatatatattatatcaattgaataattataataattgtgTTTAATCAAAATTTCTATATTTAATAGAAATAGAATTAAGCTATAAAATGTGATGGCGGATGATGGGGGGTATAATTTGAACTCTGAATCTAACATAAATTAAAGATTATCCATTTCCCATCTCCTTTTGGTTAAGGCCATCCGGTATATATATGGTTAaaaaatcttcaaatgaTGAACGTGTTATCAGTATGCATGTCCATGGGGGGGCGCgtaaattcaattccaCACacataatcaatcaatctgTGTCATGATATCAAAGGGAGGAGGAAATAGTAGAAAGGAAAGGAgtaaagaatcaaattatacagattttttttttgtgattaaaaaaagaagaaaggaGGTAactatcattattatcacaaCGTCTGTGTTGTATAATCCCTCCTTCCAATATAATACTTCCAATATAATACATACTACACACTTATTATTCtaattaatatttcaaCATTGGTTAAACATTGGAAGGGCTAActaataaatatatgtaGATAGATATACACGTGATCATACCCACCCACCCCTGCATGCCTTCCTTCCCATAAAATTAAACACGAATACTAATactaatactactactaataatactaataataataataatgattatttGAAGTATAAACTTACTTATAAATAAGTTTGTGatatatcatcatcatcatcatcatcgtaTGTTTAATAcctcttcttcatcttcttctgctTTCTCGCCCCTgtattattcttattcttattcttattgTTTTAATGGCACGCGTTCCGCCACGATCATTGTTTAACAGTTTCTTCTCCTttcttattgttgttgttgttggtgtgTCTATTATATTATGAAACAAGTTAAAAGAAGATATACAATAGGGGAAACgatattaatatttaaaCGAATGATGATGTATagcaccaacaacaaaaacaacaagcaAAACAGTAATTGCTTATAGTTATAGTTATAGTTATAGttataatactaataataataaaaattgagTTTATAGTATATGACACATTagtttgttattgttatacATGTATGAAAGAATAAATACGttatttgttatttgttatttgttACTGGTAATAATTTGTAAAGTTGACTATACTATTTATAGAGAGTAATTGAAGTAGAAATATCAAACAGATGAAACATGAAAGGACTGATTATtaacaagaacaacaacagca
Encoded proteins:
- a CDS encoding mitochondrial 54S ribosomal protein YmL36 (Similar to S. cerevisiae MRPL36), producing MLIKRIISLKSLPISVISTRSKSTTSSSSSSSSSSGSSSPYGDVNLSNRRIMKRIIQGKARPAIFYQFETLIELSDGSVIKRYSQAPKDEIRMINDQRNNLIWNPNNNDLINGGGLGGGDLQAKGKINKFKSKFANSFEEGEREEQQKEVVVDEGEGEREGEGEGEVDEEIIRRKQLELQKARDEELFELMGENAQEVDGGGKLYDKKADKKRFK
- a CDS encoding subunit of the cytosolic chaperonin CCT ring complex, putative (Similar to S. cerevisiae CCT7;~In S. cerevisiae: required for the assembly of actin and tubulins in vivo) — protein: MAFSNQTPTIVVLKEGTDSSQGRGQILTNINACLAIQDTLKPTLGPFGSDILIVDGNGRATISNDGATILKLLDIVHPAAQMLVDISRSQDCEVGDGTTTVTILAGELLKEAKNFIEDGMNPHLIIKGYRKACQLCIEKIESLSIDILTKDNGNDNDNLEFRDLLEKCATTAMSSKLIKANSKFFTKMVVDAVLTLDQNDLNENLIGIKKIPGGSLEDSLFIDGVAFKKTFSYAGFEQQPKSFKNPKILCLNIELELKAEKDNAEIRIDQVNQYQEIVDAEWKIIFDKLQSIYKTGAQIVLSKLPIGDLATQFFADRNIFCAGRVNDDDMNRVIQAVGGDIQSSCSNLLKDGKLGQCESFEEIQIGNERFNIFKGCPKTKTCTLILRGGAEQVIAEVERSLHDAIMIVKRSITHKKIVAGGGAIEMELSKYLRDYSKQIHGKQQLIIAGFAKALEIIPKQLCENAGFDSIELLNRLRSYHAKGETWYGIDFQLENIGDNFKNFIWEPSLVKINALSSATEAATLLLSVDETIRNDEQDQQQQGQPQMAPGRGRGAF